In the Podospora pseudocomata strain CBS 415.72m chromosome 5, whole genome shotgun sequence genome, one interval contains:
- a CDS encoding hypothetical protein (EggNog:ENOG503NVB7; COG:P) — MVTVTVAELSAMATAAPASAVDYADVLRHPEKYYQGFDLVWIMISSALVFIMIPSLSLIYSGLGNRSFALTLFRLPLITAAFVGLQWALWGYLVTFTDSMLPSNWWGGENRAGGLRDVAGRPVVVGDGPDESAVIPELVFALYEGMFAAFTAAVVCGGTMHRTRPRRFIIFISLWSLLVYDPVARWTWSSKGWLRELGSLDFAGGTPVHIVSGTTVAAFAVFCSIESRGNLLDFLIDAGHKVWRRVQHLAYGVWSILRIVILLFTCGHLRVPEGEDAPNEELSEQGVESFPYNINFVVLGTAFLWFGWAGFNGGSALGGNLRAVSAWTATHISACAGGVTGMLWIWLMKGVPETDVELEGGDPRDEAARNRAMARQAFDRISVFFFCDGAIAGLVAITPAAGYVPVWSAPVFGVVGALCVNFLKKEAEIFLRHDPLQIFAVHAGGGVVGMVLTALFVDSTTIGLDGHSTIPHPEYSTAQRVGYQLADVSAGMGYTFFMTLGILYLMKMVAFMFGKSSWSQTGVYSDSNRLEDNFQAVVQQQWRGDLDPEGRPFGRLVAPSLPPAPSRPLRDDDIHLEHLKNLPSPPRSATSGAQVPPWGMMPELPGSQGMPPWPSLPSQGLQPRT; from the exons ATGGTGACAGTCACAGTCGCAGAGCTTTCGGCCATGGCGACAGCGGCTCCGGCCTCCGCCGTCGACTATGCCGACGTGCTTCGGCATCCCGAGAAGTACTACCAG GGATTCGACCTTGTCTGGATTATGATCTCATCAGCCTTGGTCTTTATCATGATACCATCCCTATCTCTCATATATTCCGGCCTTGGCAATCGTTCGTTCGCGTTAACACTATTTCGACTTCCTCTGATCACGGCTGCTTTCGTTGGCCTTCAGTGGGCACTCTGGGGCTATCTTGTCACCTTCACCGACTCCATGCTGCCCTCGAACTGGTGGGGCGGAGAGAACCGAGCTGGTGGACTGCGAGATGTGGCAGGGCGGCctgttgtggtgggagaTGGACCCGACGAGTCTGCCGTTATTCCAGAGCTGGTGTTTGCATTATATGAGGGTATGTTTGCTGCAttcaccgccgccgtggtCTGTGGTGGAACCATGCACCGAACACGGCCGAGGcgcttcatcatcttcatcagtCTTTGGTCGTTACTTGTCTATGACCCTGTTGCGAGATGGACATGGAGCAGCAAGGGGTGGCTGAGGGAACTTGGGAGTTTGGACTTTGCTGGTGGAACGCCGGTCCATATCGTCAGCGGAACGACGGTGGCTGCTTTTGCTGTCTTTTGCTCCATTGAATCGAGGGGCAACCTGCTCGACTTCCTCATCGACGCTGGCCACAAGGTTTGGCGACGAGTTCAACATCTCGCGTATGGTGTGTGGAGCATCCTGAGAATTGTCATCTTGTTGTTTACATGTGGACACCTCAGAGTCCCGGAAGGAGAGGACGCGCCAAACGAGGAGCTATCAGAACAGGGCGTGGAAAGCTTCCCGTACAATATCAACTTCGTTGTGCTTGGAACGGCATTTCTCTGGTTTGGTTGGGCTGGCTTCAATGGCGGTTCCGCTTTGGGTGGAAATTTGCGGGCGGTCTCGGCATGGACTGCCACCCATATCTCGGCTTGTGCTGGCGGTGTCACCGGGATGCTCTGGATTTGGCTGATGAAGGGCGTGCCGGAAACCGATGTTGAGCTGGAAGGTGGCGATCCCCGGGACGAAGCTGCCAGAAATCGTGCTATGGCAAGACAGGCCTTCGATCGTATTTCGGTGTTCTTCTTTTGCGATGGTGCCATTGCAGGACTGGTGGCAATCACGCCGGCAGCGGGTTAT GTTCCCGTCTGGAGCGCTCCagtgtttggtgttgttggtgcccTTTGCGTCAACTTCCTGAAAAAAGAAGCCGAAATATTCCTTCGACATGACCCTTTGCAAATCTTTGCCGTGCacgccggcggcggtgttgtcGGCATGGTTCTCACTGCTCTTTTTGTCGA CTCAACAACAATTGGCCTTGATGGTCATTCGACCATCCCGCACCCCGAGTACAGCACTGCGCAACGTGTGGGCTACCAGCTCGCCGATGTCTCGGCGGGCATGGGATATACCTTTTTCATGACACTTGGAATTTTGTAcctgatgaagatggtcgCCTTCATGTTTGGGAAGTCTTCTTGGAGCCAAACAGGGGTGTATAGCGACTCGAACAGGTTGGAGGACAACTTCCAAGCCGTGGTTCAACAGCAATGGCGCGGTGATTTGGATCCTGAGGGGCGGCCGTTCGGAAGGCTCGTCGCCCCATCGCTGCCCCCGGCGCCCTCAAGGCCTTTGAGAGATGATGATATTCATTTGGAGCACCTCAAAAACCTGCCAAGTCCACCGAGGAGTGCGACTTCAGGTGCGCAAGTGCCTCCATGGGGCATGATGCCGGAGTTGCCAGGGAGCCAGGGAatgccgccatggccgagtTTACCGAGTCAGGGATTGCAGCCGCGCACGTAA
- a CDS encoding hypothetical protein (EggNog:ENOG503PYE5), whose amino-acid sequence MSEDFLPFGPPWPPNETRDRGESPPKPKDKADRGNVVPGISPMQSMIKMIAAGDYIPFSPDSPVATRQQQEVFPQGPRRSSVVPLNLRTRIGNQSPFGFDRVNDPPPTVAAEAQAETYQAVEEVSIPNLGAERPQTKADSTLWNPVLLGARDERKDGNRVWPARKGGIYCDTCFRDECIRWIRARDKALSVSRLLGVDGEPEGMNPIESVIFPAQIKHRAKKLFCRTPPDVLGLALLRYLAQTRIEALGEDTQDEVTGTLDSLRQDIRLSKGRLKRLERQCRTLVETCVVSESGQKKIIPEGVVWLWEFDAMLQDVNKRSSNETPLDMSFATTLTNRAHEAAIDELWNMAVAHINVKDSMVHRTKTELLRLIGTAMAQAATKSKQENRGRVGEPLPCQYCAQSESVNSRTARNSNGRAVKVKPWIEPLVWSGEMSEETASSASAEEFLRLVESRGAVMAEVSGIKFLVDSTGGKRRIVLVEMASVLDDMWKERQEDKRF is encoded by the coding sequence ATGAGCGAGGATTTCCTTCCGTTTGGTCCACCATGGCCACCAAACGAGACAAGAGACAGGGGGGAAAGCCCACCGAAGCCAAAGGATAAGGCGGACCGAGGAAACGTGGTCCCTGGAATCTCGCCCATGCAGAGTATGATCAAGATGATAGCTGCAGGCGACTACATTCCGTTTTCTCCAGACAGCCCTGTAGCAACTagacagcagcaggaagTTTTCCCGCAAGGGCCACGACGTTCCTCTGTCGTCCCCTTAAACCTGAGAACTCGAATAGGGAATCAGAGCCCTTTCGGGTTTGATCGGGTAAATGATCCGCCGCCAACAGTCGCTGCAGAAGCGCAGGCGGAGACATACCAggcagtggaggaggtgtcgATCCCAAACCTTGGTGCTGAACGTCCGCAAACTAAAGCAGACTCGACACTATGGAACCCGGTCTTATTGGGGGCCAGAGATGAGCGAAAGGATGGAAATCGAGTATGGCCGGcaagaaaaggagggatCTACTGCGATACGTGCTTTCGTGACGAGTGCATCCGGTGGATTCGAGCTCGGGACAAAGCCCTGAGTGTATCTCGATTGctcggggttgatggggagccAGAGGGCATGAATCCCATCGAGTCTGTCATATTCCCGGCTCAGATAAAACACCGCGCAAAAAAGCTGTTTTGTCGCACTCCACCTGACGTTCTCGGTCTCGCTCTACTTCGATATTTGGCCCAAACGCGTATTGAGGCTCTGGGAGAGGACACGCAGGATGAGGTGACTGGGACACTGGACTCTTTGCGTCAAGACATTCGTCTGTCGAAAGGCCGGTTAAAGCGACTTGAGAGGCAGTGTCGGACTTTGGTGGAGACTTGTGTGGTTTCCGAATCCGGCCAAAAGAAGATCATTCCAGAAGGCGTTGTGTGGCTGTGGGAGTTTGACGCTATGTTGCAGGACGTGAATAAGAGGTCGTCGAATGAAACACCCCTGGACATGTCTTTTGCGACAACTTTAACAAACAGAGCCCATGAGGCAGCGATCGATGAATTGTGGAACATGGCTGTTGCGCATATCAATGTGAAGGACTCAATGGTTCATCGGACGAAGACTGAATTGCTGAGGTTGATTGGAACAGCCATGGCCCAGGCAGCGACGAAGTCTAAACAAGAGAATCGAGGTAGAGTAGGAGAACCACTCCCATGTCAATACTGTGCCCAGTCAGAGTCTGTTAACTCCAGAACCGCTCGGAACTCAAATGGTCGAGCTGTCAAAGTAAAACCGTGGATCGAACCACTGGTCTGGTCAGGCGAGATGAGTGAGGAGACTGCATCGAGTGCCAGTGCCGAAGAGTTCTTGCGTCTTGTCGAGTCGAGAGGCgcggtgatggcggaggTATCAGGCATCAAATTTCTGGTGGACTCGACCGGCGGCAAAAGGCGGATTGTGCTGGTGGAAATGGCGAGTGTGCTTGATGACATGTGGAAGGAGCGGCAGGAAGACAAGAGATTTTAG
- a CDS encoding hypothetical protein (EggNog:ENOG503NZPZ; COG:Q) produces MEGLTLILLYLAIPSLVYSAIQQILSWKKKKSVTTVAKFPGPKQYPFVGRIHDLPRFSMWLKFKEWADEHGPIFQTRAVDQTFIIVSDEKIAEELLVKRGHIYSGRPQIRSLINHKEGVGYSALMDRHDTWKTQRKWAHAAMAEAYKHHFYGHCEKEMKRYLGLLLIDPARFLDYTREYCGRVMSRLAWDDATQGKANGDSADTTLHCMSVSGPITNTVTPLWHLPSFMNPWYNFEIKREKEQRAWWLNNFRLAKDRMLKGTLPNDTWAYRYFEQLKREGNESLDQEEEQEIFASCMIGFVNLVGVVTISGPLKFFLMAMALHPEWQRKAQEEIDRVCGDRMPTMKDFPDLPTVRACLKETVRWRSGVPLGVPHQAERDDVFRGVPIKKGTIILACEWSLNRVPEKYPDGDNFRPERWLEPGWPTYQEPLTRYPNFREGQAMHSFGWGRRTCLGQNIVDDEMFIFGASYLWAFKSAPKICPRTGVPVPIDTQATNSHVILEPLPYHLSFKVRSEERAKLILSNYQEVMGELKV; encoded by the exons atggagggCCTCACGCTCATCTTGCTCTATCTCGCCATCCCCAGTCTGGTCTACTCGGCCATCCAGCAGATCCTGtcatggaagaagaaaaagtcgGTTACCACGGTGGCCAAGTTCCCCGGTCCCAAGCAGTATCCTTTTGTAGGCCGTATTCATGACCTCCCCCGGTTTTCCATGTGGTTGAAGTTCAAGGAGTGGGCCGACGAACATGGACCCATATTCCAGACCAGGGCAGTGGATCAGACGTTCATCATCGTGTCGGACGAGAAGATTgcggaggagctgttggttAAGAGAGGGCACATCTACTCCGGTCGGCCTCAGATTCGatctctcatcaaccacaaggAAGGAGTTGGATACTCTGCTTTGATGGACCGTCATG ACACATGGAAGACGCAGCGTAAGTGGGCACATGCCGCTATGGCCGAAGCATACAAGCACCACTTTTACGGCCACTGCGAAAAGGAAATGAAACGCTacctcggccttctcctcatcGATCCCGCCCGATTCCTCGACTACACGCGTGAGTACTGCGGCCGTGTCATGTCCCGACTCGCCTGGGATGACGCTACTCAGGGAAAGGCCAACGGTGATAGCGCCGACACTACCCTCCACTGCATGAGCGTCTCCGgtcccatcaccaacaccgtcacGCCGCTCTGGCACCTGCCCTCGTTCATGAACCCATGGTACAACTTTGAGATCAAGCGCGAGAAGGAACAGCGGGCCTGGTGGCTTAATAACTTCCGCCTGGCCAAGGACAGGATGCTCAAGGGCACACTCCCTAACGACACGTGGGCCTACCGGTATTTTGAGCAATTGAAGAGGGAAGGGAACGAGAGTCTGgatcaggaagaggagcaggagatcTTTGCGAGCTGCATGATTGGGTTTGTGAACCTAGTCGGTGTAGTGACGATTAGTGGACCGCTAAAGTTTTTCTTAATGGCCATGGCGCTGCATCCGGAGTGGCAGAGGAAGgcgcaggaggagattgacagGGTCTGCGGGGACAGGATGCCCACTATGAAAGACTTTCCTGACTTGCCGACTGTGAGGGCGTGTTTGAAGGAGACGGTGAGGTGGAGGTCGGGGGTTCCGCTTGGTGTTCCTCATCAGGCTGAGCGGGATGATGTTTTTAGGGGGGTTCCCATCAAGAAGGGGACCATTATTCTCGCTTGCGAGTG GAGCCTCAACCGCGTCCCCGAAAAGTACCCCGACGGCGACAACTTCCGCCCCGAGCGCTGGCTCGAGCCCGGGTGGCCCACGTATCAAGAACCTCTTACCAGGTACCCCAACTTCCGCGAGGGGCAGGCCATGCACAGCTTCGGCTGGGGTCGACGCACCTGCCTCGGGCAGAATATTGTCGATGACGAGATGTTTATCTTTGGAGCTTCGTATCTCTGGGCGTTCAAATCTGCTCCCAAGATTTGCCCGCGCACGGGAGTACCAGTGCCAATTGACACGCAGGCGACAAACAGCCATGTTATTTTGGAGCCGTTGCCGTATCATTTGAGCTTCAAGGTGAGGAGTGAGGAGAGGGCGAAGCTGATCTTGTCGAATTATCAGGAGGTCatgggggagttgaaggtgtaa
- the RIM20 gene encoding pH-response regulator protein palA/rim20 (COG:S; EggNog:ENOG503NUZ5), with protein MTTNNILSLPFRKSVQLSLSSSLRQYISKKYDQHPDMFRHDLEVIDSLRRDAVNTREPHSTGIRKLQTYAAQLVWMSGKFPIDIGVDFTWYPALGYHTEHPLVQNNLQYELLNILYNLAALYSQLAISSNRSDTKGLKTAASFFSQAAGVLSHMKKEVLPELRMANPPDDMDEATLEALTQLFLAQSQECFWQKAVMDQYKDASIAKLAARVSDLYNLAVEAAMQSEAISSAWIHHMSAKHHHFAAAAQYRAARDCLEKKRYGEEVARLKDAVNCVTEGLKECKGGYISKAVVDDLHGLKKRVEEDLKRAEKDNDIIYLQIVPPKPELKILERANMAVASVPSQVAKPYEYFGDHAEFGPALFTKLVPFSVHVAVSIYEERRDRLVNNNIIAELETMTDRLHEILSSLNLPGSLQALEKPLGLPSTLVQHAEEIRQADALNKLQRGFADVEKLCASDKAVFEEGKALLAAEEEEDHALRLKYGTQRWARPESRADPSHDGGAKLWNQAGDIDGYFASSTSSDAVVREKFAAVKETLAILAGPDRGMMDYIPNSRRTEIPELLKPAIGRLRGVYNDVLRLESRRRKRIESLRARSRADDIKGDIMAEAARLERTYPNTPIVPAHFEDFFDKRLDSLYESELEALEKEQADQEKIMSEIQRANRDFESQKKVIGESGNREREKALQRLDNAYYKYKEIVSNIEVGRKFYNDLSRIVEQFRNQARSWVNERRQEARMLEDELSMPPLASLSMRSSQPQSPPPQAYQSPAPSSYYMQSPQRQPVRAPAVHSPHVEAQIQSWADNVPQQQPKPMPPIASMQGAWMPNMGIKFSEAGAGGSGGSPGQGQQQGGGSSSGPVRGTWDPNSGIRFG; from the exons ATGACAAC caacaacatcctgTCGCTCCCCTTCCGAAAGTCCGTACAActctcgctctcctcctcgcttcGACAGTACATCTCCAAGAAGTATGACCAACACCCGGACATGTTCCGTCATGACCTCGAGGTCATTGACTCCCTCCGCCGCGATGCCGTCAATACGCGCGAACCCCACTCGACCGGTATCAGGAAACTCCAAACTTATGCCGCCCAACTGGTTTGGATGAGCGGGAAATTCCCAATTGAT ATTGGCGTCGACTTTACATGGTACCCGGCCCTGGGCTACCACACCGAGCACCCCCTCGTACAGAACAATCTCCAATACGAGCTCCTGAACATTCTCTACAACCTCGCTGCTCTGTATTCACAACTGGCGATATCGTCGAACCGAAGTGACACCAAGGGGCTGAAGACTGCTgcgagcttcttctctcaGGCCGCCGGCGTGCTATCCCATATGAAGAAGGAAGTCCTCCCCGAATTGCGCATGGCCAACCCACCAGACGATATGGACGAGGCCACGTTGGAAGCATTGACTcagctcttcctcgcccaAAGTCAAGAGTGTTTCTGGCAGAAGGCCGTTATGGATCAATACAAGGATGCTTCCATCGCCAAGCTGGCTGCTCGCGTGTCTGACCTCTACAACTTGGCAGTGGAGGCAGCCATGCAGAGTGAAGCCATCAGCTCTGCCTGGATCCACCACATGAGCgccaagcaccaccactttgccgccgctgcccagTACCGCGCTGCTCGTGATTGCTTGGAGAAGAAACGATACGGCGAGGAGGTAGCTCGGCTGAAAGACGCTGTCAACTGCGTCACTGAAGGTCTTAAGGAGTGCAAAGGCGGCTACATTAGCAAGGCTGTCGTTGACGATCTCCATGGCCTCAAGAAGCGCGTTGAAGAGGACTTGAAAAGGGCCGAAAAGGACAACGACATCATCTACCTGCAAATCGTGCCGCCAAAACCTGAGCTCAAGATCCTCGAGCGTGCTAACATGGCGGTAGCGAGTGTTCCATCGCAGGTCGCAAAGCCTTACGAATATTTTGGGGATCATGCCGAATTTGGACCTGCCCTGTTCACCAAACTTGTGCCGTTCTCGGTTCATGTCGCTGTGTCCATCTATGAGGAGCGAAGAGATCGccttgtcaacaacaacatcatcgccgAGTTGGAAACCATGACAGACAGGCTCCACGAGATTCTTTCGAGTTTAAACTTGCCTGGGTCATTGCAGGCTCTTGAGAAGCCGCTTGGTTTACCCAGTACCCTTGTACAGCACGCCGAGGAGATTCGACAAGCCGATGCGCTGAACAAATTGCAGCGCGGTTTCGCCGATGTCGAGAAGCTTTGCGCCAGTGACAAGGCTGTGTTTGAAGAAGGAAAGGCTCTTCTggccgccgaggaagaagaagaccacgCCTTGAGGCTCAAATATGGCACACAAAGGTGGGCAAGGCCCGAGTCGAGGGCTGACCCCAGTCATGACGGTGGGGCCAAGCTGTGGAACCAAGCAGGTGACATCGATGGATACTTTGCTTCGAGTACGTCTAGTGATGCTGTGGTTCGAGAGAAGTTTGCTGCGGTCAAGGaaaccctcgccatcctcgccggccCAGACCGTGGTATGATGGACTACATCCCCAACAGTCGCAGAACCGAGATCCCAGAACTCCTCAAACCAGCCATAGGACGGCTGCGGGGAGTATACAACGACGTATTACGGCTGGagtcaaggaggaggaagcggatCGAGTCTCTTCGTGCCAGGAGCCGGGCCGATGACATTAAGGGCGACATCATGGCTGAGGCGGCGCGTCTTGAAAGGACATACCCCAACACTCCCATCGTGCCAGCTCACTTTGAGGACTTCTTTGACAAGCGCCTGGACAGTCTTTATGAGTCTGAACTTGAGGCTCTCGAGAAGGAACAGGCCGATCAGGAGAAAATCATGAGCGAGATCCAGCGGGCCAACCGTGACTTTGAGTCGCAGAAGAAAGTTATTGGCGAGAGCGGCAATCGGGAGCGGGAAAAGGCCCTGCAGAGATTGGATAATGCTTACTACAAGTACAAGGAGATTGTTAGTAATATCGAGGTTGGGCGGAAGTTCTACAATGACCTCAGTCGTATTGTTGAGCAATTCCGCAACCAGGCGCGCAGCTGGGTGAACGAAAGGAGACAGGAAGCGAGGATGTTGGAGGA TGAACTCTCGATGCCACCGCTAGCATCGCTTAGTATGCGATCCAGCCAGCCCCAGTCGCCTCCGCCGCAAGCGTACCAGTCCCCGGCTCCCTCGTCGTACTACATGCAGTCGCCGCAACGGCAGCCTGTTAGGGCGCCTGCTGTTCACAGTCCTCATGTTGAGGCGCAGATTCAGAGCTGGGCGGATAATgtgccacagcagcagcctaaGCCGATGCCACCTATTGCTTCGATGCAAGGGGCTTGGATGCCGAATATGGGCATCAAGTTCTCTGAGGCAGGTGCAGGTGGCTCGGGGGGTAGTCCGGGACAGGGTCAGCAgcagggtggtgggagctcTTCGGGGCCTGTGAGGGGGACATGGGATCCTAACAGTGGGATTAGGTTCGGTTGA
- a CDS encoding hypothetical protein (EggNog:ENOG503NUNA; COG:C): MMHGNGAWDDRELHKPIVPPGLGFITCITSLHRDKKKPNDTTAATYSTMATNQVTRWVTNQDGIENLTKETIPMPTPAKGEVLVKISAVSLNYRDTEVVNGLYNYYDKPGTPKKPLVPVSDMCGTVVSVGDDNSPWKVGDRVVSTFLQSHLTGQVYPEHLATGLGKPLDGCLQGYRVFENEGLVRAPGYLTDEEASCLPIAGVTAWMAIHGMGVRKGEGETVLLQGTGGVSVAGLQIARAGGMKTIITSSSDEKLEKAKTLGADYVINYRTSPDWEKEVMRITGDKGVDVILETGGAGTLYKSLDCVAFGGLISCIGYVSGREDKAGEARVNLNLLALRRTVTLKGIINGPRDRFEEMCRFYEKHQIRPVVDRVFGFQEAAEAMKYLAGGSHFGKVVVRVE; this comes from the exons ATGATGCATGGAAATGGAGCCTGGGATGATCGAGAACTACATAAACCGATTGTTCCTCCCGGGTTAGGCTTCATTACTTGCATTACATCACTCCACcgtgacaagaagaagcccaacgacacaacagcagcaacatattcaaccatggccaccaacCAAGTCACCCGCTGGGTCACCAACCAAGATGGCATCGAAAACCTCACCAAAGAAACAATCCCTATGCCCACCCCCGCCAAGGGTGAAGTGCTGGTGAAAATCTCGGCTGTCTCGCTCAACTATCGCGACACCGAGGTCGTGAACGGGCTATACAACTACTACGACAAACCCGGCACCCCCAAGAAACCCTTAGTTCCTGTGTCAGACATGTGCGGCACTGTCGTCTCTGTCGGCGACGACAACAGCCCCTGGAAGGTAGGGGATAGGGTTGTCTCGACGTTTTTGCAGTCCCATCTCACCGGTCAGGTTTACCCTGAGCACTTGGCTactgggttggggaagccGTTGGATGGGTGCTTGCAAGGTTACAGGGTTTTTGAGAACGAGGGGCTGGTGAGGGCGCCGGGGTATTtgacggatgaggaggcgagtTGTCTGCCTATTGCGGGGGTGACGGCTTGGATGGCGATtcatgggatgggggttaggaagggggagggagagacgGTTTTGCTGCAGGGGACTGGGGGGGTTAGTGTGGCGGGTTTGCAGATTGCGAGGGCTGGGGGGATGAAAA CTATCATCACCTCGTCGTCTGATGAGAAACTTGAAAAGGCCAAGACTCTTGGGGCGGATTATGTTATCAACTATCGGACGAGTCCGGACTGGGAAAAAGAGGTTATGAGGATCACAGGCGATAAAGGGGTGGATGTTATTCTTGAGACGGGGGGTGCTGGGACGCTGTACAAGTCTCTTGACTGCGTTGCGTTTGGGGGATTGATCTCGTGCATCGGGTATGTGTCTGGGCGGGAGGATAAGGCTGGTGAGGCAAGGGTTAATTTGAATCTTTTGGCGCTGCGGAGGACGGTCACGCTGAAGGGGATCATCAACGGTCCAAGGGATAGGTTTGAGGAGATGTGTCGGTTTTACGAGAAGCATCAGATCAGGCCGGTGGTGGACCGTGTGTTTGGGTTTCAGGAGGCGGCTGAGGCGATGAAGTATCTGGCCGGTGGGTCGCACTTTGGGAAGGTGGTTGTGAGGGTTGAGTAG
- a CDS encoding hypothetical protein (EggNog:ENOG503P7JH) has translation MSQTQRDVFLYRRPISSFAKIPLLNKWRKATINHWTVCVGDTCYEVAATPDDPSGLSHNLRIKPRSEWIEEMQKKALEYEPINLGECKTTWPDDKIEECGKYT, from the coding sequence ATGTCACAAACACAACGAGACGTTTTCCTCTACAGGCGACCCATCAGTAGCTTTGCcaaaatccccctcctcaacaaatGGCGCAAAGCTACCATCAACCATTGGACAGTTTGCGTGGGCGACACATGCTACGAAGTCGCCGCCACACCCGACGATCCAAGCGGACTATCGCACAACCTGCGCATCAAGCCCAGGTCAGAATGGATTGAGGAAATGCAAAAGAAAGCGCTTGAATATGAGCCTATTAATTTGGGGGAATGCAAGACGACATGGCCGGATGACAAGATTGAAGAATGCGGCAAGTATACCTGA